One Bacteroidota bacterium DNA segment encodes these proteins:
- the def gene encoding peptide deformylase, whose product MVLPVVVYGSSILRKKTQIIDKDYPDLQQLIENMFDTMHRSDGVGIAAPQVGKSIRMFVVDGSPLDDEEDEEEDLSDFTKVFINAQIVLRDGEMVPYNEGCLSLPSIREDVMRHSHIKIEYYDENFDFHSEEYDGTKARIIQHEYDHLDGILFTDHLSPIKKRLLAAKLNAISKGKVEVDYKIKIAK is encoded by the coding sequence AAAAAAAACACAAATAATAGATAAGGATTATCCTGATTTACAGCAATTGATTGAAAATATGTTTGATACCATGCACCGTTCGGACGGTGTGGGTATTGCTGCTCCCCAGGTGGGCAAATCCATCAGGATGTTTGTGGTAGATGGTTCTCCTTTGGATGATGAAGAGGATGAAGAAGAGGACCTTTCTGATTTCACCAAAGTATTTATTAATGCCCAGATTGTTCTCCGGGACGGAGAGATGGTCCCTTATAATGAAGGCTGTTTGAGTCTTCCTTCCATCCGGGAAGATGTGATGCGCCACTCGCATATCAAAATAGAATATTATGATGAAAACTTCGACTTTCACAGTGAAGAATATGACGGGACTAAAGCAAGGATTATCCAGCACGAATATGATCACCTGGACGGTATACTGTTTACCGACCATTTGTCGCCCATAAAGAAGAGGTTGCTGGCAGCAAAACTGAATGCTATTTCAAAAGGAAAAGTTGAAGTAGATTATAAGATAAAGATTGCAAAATAA
- a CDS encoding LytTR family DNA-binding domain-containing protein: protein MIRCIIVDDEPLALDLMEDFIHKVPFLELVCRCESAVDALEILQNQKIDLIFLDIQMHDITGIQLLKSLKNSPMVILTTAYQQYAIEGYDLNVMDYLLKPIPFDRFFKAATKAYQYFNLCNRVKTEEQPQIAPPANTNNEENDDFLFVKSDYKTVKINLKDISYIEGLKDYVKIYTTLKPIPILSLLTLKSLEEKLPAKDFIRVHRSFIVSLNKIESIQKSRIKIGDKLIPISDYYKDNFSKLIKGKNI, encoded by the coding sequence ATGATTAGATGTATCATAGTTGATGATGAACCCCTGGCTCTGGACCTGATGGAAGATTTTATCCATAAGGTCCCTTTTCTTGAACTGGTATGCCGTTGCGAAAGTGCCGTAGATGCCCTTGAAATATTACAAAACCAAAAAATCGACCTGATATTTCTTGACATTCAGATGCACGACATCACAGGTATACAACTTTTAAAAAGCCTGAAAAATTCCCCTATGGTTATTCTCACAACTGCTTATCAACAATACGCCATTGAAGGATATGATCTAAATGTAATGGATTACCTGCTGAAACCTATTCCCTTTGACCGTTTTTTCAAAGCAGCAACAAAAGCCTATCAGTATTTCAACCTTTGCAACAGGGTAAAAACGGAGGAACAGCCACAAATTGCCCCTCCTGCAAATACCAATAATGAAGAAAATGACGATTTCCTGTTTGTAAAGTCCGATTACAAAACCGTAAAAATCAACCTGAAGGATATTTCTTACATTGAAGGTTTAAAAGACTATGTAAAAATATATACCACGCTTAAACCCATTCCGATTTTGTCATTGCTCACGCTCAAATCACTTGAAGAAAAGCTGCCTGCAAAAGATTTTATCAGGGTCCACCGGTCTTTCATCGTTTCTTTGAATAAGATCGAATCGATACAAAAGAGCCGCATAAAAATTGGAGATAAGCTTATTCCCATCAGCGATTATTACAAGGATAATTTTTCCAAACTCATCAAGGGAAAAAATATTTAG